In Phacochoerus africanus isolate WHEZ1 chromosome 2, ROS_Pafr_v1, whole genome shotgun sequence, one DNA window encodes the following:
- the MBD1 gene encoding methyl-CpG-binding domain protein 1 isoform X47 — protein MAEDWLDCPALGPGWKRREVFRKSGATCGRSDTYYQSPTGDRIRSKVELTRYLGPACDLSLFDFKQGILCYPAPKAHSLAVPSRKRKKPSKPAKARKRQVGPQKSEVRKETPRDETKADANPAPASLPAPGCCENCGISFSGDGTRRQRLKTLCKDCRAQRIAFNREQRMFKRVGCGECTACQVTEDCGACSTCLLQLPHDVASGLFCKCEQRRCLRIVERSRGCGVCRGCQTREDCGRCRVCLRPPRPGLRRQWKCVQRRCLRGKHGRRRGGCDSKVAPRRRSRAQPLPPLLPSQPPESPELHPRTLAPSPRAEFIYYCVDEDELQPYTNRRQNRKCGACTACLRRMDCGHCDFCCDKPKFGGSNQKRQKCRWRQCLQFAMKRLLPSVWAGSEDGSEPPPPYPRRKRPGSARRPRLGQTLKPPLATPTARRDHTQTSMKQETGGGFVLPPPGTDLVFLREGASSPVQVPGPAPASTEALLQTVDPGLPAVKQEPPDPEEDKEENKDDSASDLAPEEEAGGAGTPVITEIFSLGGTRLRDTAVWLPRTGNREGKKDVKCGRPRTHWRP, from the exons ATGGCTGAGGACTGGCTGGACTGCccggccctgggccctggctggAAGCGCCGTGAGGTCTTTCGAAAGTCAGGTGCCACCTGCGGACGCTCAGACACCTATTACCAGAG CCCCACAGGAGACAGGATCCGAAGCAAAGTTGAGCTCACCCGATACCTGGGCCCTGCGTGCGACCTCTCTCTCTTTGACTTCAAACAAGGCATCTTGTGCTATCCAGCCCCCAAG GCCCATTCCTTGGCTGTCCCCAGCAGGAAGCGGAAGAAGCCTTCAAAGCCAGCCAAGGCTCGGAAACGTCAGGTTGGCCCCCAAAAGAGTGAGGTCAGGAAGGAGACCCCAAGGGATGAGACCAAGGCTGACGCTAACCCAGCCCCAGCTTCACTTCCTGCACCTGG GTGCTGTGAGAACTGTGGAATCAGCTTCTCAGGGGATGGTACCCGAAGGCAGAGGCTCAAGACTTTGTGCAAGGACTGCCGAG cacagagaattgCTTTCAACCGGGAGCAGAGGATGTTTAAG CGTGTGGGCTGTGGGGAGTGCACAGCCTGCCAGGTAACAGAAGACTGTGGGGCCTGCTCCACCTGCCTTCTGCAGTTGCCCCATGACGTGGCATCGGGGCTGTTCTGCAAGTGTGAGCAAAGACGGTGCCTCCGGATTGTGGAAAGG AGCCGAGGATGTGGAGTATGCCGGGGCTGTCAGACCCGAGAGGACTGTGGGCGTTGTCGAGTCTGCCTTCGCCCTCCCCGCCCTGGTCTCAGGCGCCAGTGGAAGTGCGTCCAGCGGCGTTGCTTACGG gGTAAACATGGCCGCCGCAGGGGAGGCTGTGACTCCAAGGTAGCTCCACGGCGGCGGTCCCGAGCACAGCCACTGCCTCCGCTTCTCCCGTCACAGCCTCCAGAGTCTCCAGAGCTG CACCCCAGAACCCTGGCCCCCTCGCCACGTGCCGAATTCATCTATTACTGTGTAGACGAGGACGAGCTA CAGCCTTATACGAACCGCCGGCAGAATCGCAAGTGTGGGGCCTGTACAGCCTGCCTGCGGCGGATGGACTGTGGCCACTGTGACTTCTGCTGTGACAAGCCCAAATTTGGGGGCAGCAACCAGAAGCGCCAGAAATGTCGTTGGCGCCAATGCCTGCAGTTTGCTATG AAGCGGCTGCTGCCAAGTGTCTGGGCAGGGTCTGAGGATGGGTCAGAGCCGCCCCCACCTTACCCTCGTCGAAAAAGGCCTGGCTCTGCTCGAAGGCCTCGTCTGGGTCAGACCTTGAAGCCTCccttggccacacctacagcccGACGAGACCATACCCAGACTTCAATGAAGCAGGAAACGGGCGGTGGCTTTGTGCTGCCCCCACCTGGCACTGACCTTGTGTTCTTACGGGAGGGTGCAAGCAGTCCTGTGCAGGTGCCTGGCCCAGCTCCAGCTTCCACAGAAGCTTTGTTGCAG ACAGTAGATCCAGGCCTTCCAGCTGTGAAGCAAGAGCCACCTGACCCTGAGGAGGACAAGGAGGAGAACAAGGATGACTCTGCCTCTGACTTGGCcccagaggaggaggcaggaggggctggcACGCCCGTG ATCACGGAGATTTTCAGCCTGGGTGGAACCCGCCTCCGGGACACAGCAGTCTGGTTGCCAAG
- the MBD1 gene encoding methyl-CpG-binding domain protein 1 isoform X27, with amino-acid sequence MAEDWLDCPALGPGWKRREVFRKSGATCGRSDTYYQSPTGDRIRSKVELTRYLGPACDLSLFDFKQGILCYPAPKAHSLAVPSRKRKKPSKPAKARKRQVGPQKSEVRKETPRDETKADANPAPASLPAPGCCENCGISFSGDGTRRQRLKTLCKDCRAQRIAFNREQRMFKRVGCGECTACQVTEDCGACSTCLLQLPHDVASGLFCKCEQRRCLRIVERSRGCGVCRGCQTREDCGRCRVCLRPPRPGLRRQWKCVQRRCLRHLAHRLRRHHQRCQRRPSLAVAPPAGKHGRRRGGCDSKVAPRRRSRAQPLPPLLPSQPPESPELHPRTLAPSPRAEFIYYCVDEDELQPYTNRRQNRKCGACTACLRRMDCGHCDFCCDKPKFGGSNQKRQKCRWRQCLQFAMKRLLPSVWAGSEDGSEPPPPYPRRKRPGSARRPRLGQTLKPPLATPTARRDHTQTSMKQETGGGFVLPPPGTDLVFLREGASSPVQVPGPAPASTEALLQEAQCPGLSWVVALPQVKQEKADAQEDWTPGTAILTSPVLLPGCPSKTVDPGLPAVKQEPPDPEEDKEENKDDSASDLAPEEEAGGAGTPVITEIFSLGGTRLRDTAVWLPRLRKLLAVNENEYFTELQLKEEAL; translated from the exons ATGGCTGAGGACTGGCTGGACTGCccggccctgggccctggctggAAGCGCCGTGAGGTCTTTCGAAAGTCAGGTGCCACCTGCGGACGCTCAGACACCTATTACCAGAG CCCCACAGGAGACAGGATCCGAAGCAAAGTTGAGCTCACCCGATACCTGGGCCCTGCGTGCGACCTCTCTCTCTTTGACTTCAAACAAGGCATCTTGTGCTATCCAGCCCCCAAG GCCCATTCCTTGGCTGTCCCCAGCAGGAAGCGGAAGAAGCCTTCAAAGCCAGCCAAGGCTCGGAAACGTCAGGTTGGCCCCCAAAAGAGTGAGGTCAGGAAGGAGACCCCAAGGGATGAGACCAAGGCTGACGCTAACCCAGCCCCAGCTTCACTTCCTGCACCTGG GTGCTGTGAGAACTGTGGAATCAGCTTCTCAGGGGATGGTACCCGAAGGCAGAGGCTCAAGACTTTGTGCAAGGACTGCCGAG cacagagaattgCTTTCAACCGGGAGCAGAGGATGTTTAAG CGTGTGGGCTGTGGGGAGTGCACAGCCTGCCAGGTAACAGAAGACTGTGGGGCCTGCTCCACCTGCCTTCTGCAGTTGCCCCATGACGTGGCATCGGGGCTGTTCTGCAAGTGTGAGCAAAGACGGTGCCTCCGGATTGTGGAAAGG AGCCGAGGATGTGGAGTATGCCGGGGCTGTCAGACCCGAGAGGACTGTGGGCGTTGTCGAGTCTGCCTTCGCCCTCCCCGCCCTGGTCTCAGGCGCCAGTGGAAGTGCGTCCAGCGGCGTTGCTTACGG CACCTTGCCCATCGCCTCCGTCGCCACCATCAGCGATGTCAACGACGCCCTTCCCTAGCTGTGGCTCCCCCTGCT gGTAAACATGGCCGCCGCAGGGGAGGCTGTGACTCCAAGGTAGCTCCACGGCGGCGGTCCCGAGCACAGCCACTGCCTCCGCTTCTCCCGTCACAGCCTCCAGAGTCTCCAGAGCTG CACCCCAGAACCCTGGCCCCCTCGCCACGTGCCGAATTCATCTATTACTGTGTAGACGAGGACGAGCTA CAGCCTTATACGAACCGCCGGCAGAATCGCAAGTGTGGGGCCTGTACAGCCTGCCTGCGGCGGATGGACTGTGGCCACTGTGACTTCTGCTGTGACAAGCCCAAATTTGGGGGCAGCAACCAGAAGCGCCAGAAATGTCGTTGGCGCCAATGCCTGCAGTTTGCTATG AAGCGGCTGCTGCCAAGTGTCTGGGCAGGGTCTGAGGATGGGTCAGAGCCGCCCCCACCTTACCCTCGTCGAAAAAGGCCTGGCTCTGCTCGAAGGCCTCGTCTGGGTCAGACCTTGAAGCCTCccttggccacacctacagcccGACGAGACCATACCCAGACTTCAATGAAGCAGGAAACGGGCGGTGGCTTTGTGCTGCCCCCACCTGGCACTGACCTTGTGTTCTTACGGGAGGGTGCAAGCAGTCCTGTGCAGGTGCCTGGCCCAGCTCCAGCTTCCACAGAAGCTTTGTTGCAG GAGGCCCAGTGCCCTGGCCTGAGTTGGGTTGTGGCCTTACCCCAGGTGAAGCAAGAGAAGGCGGATGCCCAGGAAGACTGGACACCGGGCACAGCCATCCTGACTTCTCCTGTATTGCTGCCGGGCTGCCCCAGCAAG ACAGTAGATCCAGGCCTTCCAGCTGTGAAGCAAGAGCCACCTGACCCTGAGGAGGACAAGGAGGAGAACAAGGATGACTCTGCCTCTGACTTGGCcccagaggaggaggcaggaggggctggcACGCCCGTG ATCACGGAGATTTTCAGCCTGGGTGGAACCCGCCTCCGGGACACAGCAGTCTGGTTGCCAAG
- the MBD1 gene encoding methyl-CpG-binding domain protein 1 isoform X21, with translation MAEDWLDCPALGPGWKRREVFRKSGATCGRSDTYYQSPTGDRIRSKVELTRYLGPACDLSLFDFKQGILCYPAPKAHSLAVPSRKRKKPSKPAKARKRQVGPQKSEVRKETPRDETKADANPAPASLPAPGCCENCGISFSGDGTRRQRLKTLCKDCRAQRIAFNREQRMFKRVGCGECTACQVTEDCGACSTCLLQLPHDVASGLFCKCEQRRCLRIVERSRGCGVCRGCQTREDCGRCRVCLRPPRPGLRRQWKCVQRRCLRHLAHRLRRHHQRCQRRPSLAVAPPAGKHGRRRGGCDSKVAPRRRSRAQPLPPLLPSQPPESPELHPRTLAPSPRAEFIYYCVDEDELPYTNRRQNRKCGACTACLRRMDCGHCDFCCDKPKFGGSNQKRQKCRWRQCLQFAMKRLLPSVWAGSEDGSEPPPPYPRRKRPGSARRPRLGQTLKPPLATPTARRDHTQTSMKQETGGGFVLPPPGTDLVFLREGASSPVQVPGPAPASTEALLQEAQCPGLSWVVALPQVKQEKADAQEDWTPGTAILTSPVLLPGCPSKTVDPGLPAVKQEPPDPEEDKEENKDDSASDLAPEEEAGGAGTPVITEIFSLGGTRLRDTAVWLPSLQDRQSRREEGCKVWETKDTLAPMSTSWNPRGWPGTHVSLSPPPTSMIWVSCRRSWCPSSQS, from the exons ATGGCTGAGGACTGGCTGGACTGCccggccctgggccctggctggAAGCGCCGTGAGGTCTTTCGAAAGTCAGGTGCCACCTGCGGACGCTCAGACACCTATTACCAGAG CCCCACAGGAGACAGGATCCGAAGCAAAGTTGAGCTCACCCGATACCTGGGCCCTGCGTGCGACCTCTCTCTCTTTGACTTCAAACAAGGCATCTTGTGCTATCCAGCCCCCAAG GCCCATTCCTTGGCTGTCCCCAGCAGGAAGCGGAAGAAGCCTTCAAAGCCAGCCAAGGCTCGGAAACGTCAGGTTGGCCCCCAAAAGAGTGAGGTCAGGAAGGAGACCCCAAGGGATGAGACCAAGGCTGACGCTAACCCAGCCCCAGCTTCACTTCCTGCACCTGG GTGCTGTGAGAACTGTGGAATCAGCTTCTCAGGGGATGGTACCCGAAGGCAGAGGCTCAAGACTTTGTGCAAGGACTGCCGAG cacagagaattgCTTTCAACCGGGAGCAGAGGATGTTTAAG CGTGTGGGCTGTGGGGAGTGCACAGCCTGCCAGGTAACAGAAGACTGTGGGGCCTGCTCCACCTGCCTTCTGCAGTTGCCCCATGACGTGGCATCGGGGCTGTTCTGCAAGTGTGAGCAAAGACGGTGCCTCCGGATTGTGGAAAGG AGCCGAGGATGTGGAGTATGCCGGGGCTGTCAGACCCGAGAGGACTGTGGGCGTTGTCGAGTCTGCCTTCGCCCTCCCCGCCCTGGTCTCAGGCGCCAGTGGAAGTGCGTCCAGCGGCGTTGCTTACGG CACCTTGCCCATCGCCTCCGTCGCCACCATCAGCGATGTCAACGACGCCCTTCCCTAGCTGTGGCTCCCCCTGCT gGTAAACATGGCCGCCGCAGGGGAGGCTGTGACTCCAAGGTAGCTCCACGGCGGCGGTCCCGAGCACAGCCACTGCCTCCGCTTCTCCCGTCACAGCCTCCAGAGTCTCCAGAGCTG CACCCCAGAACCCTGGCCCCCTCGCCACGTGCCGAATTCATCTATTACTGTGTAGACGAGGACGAGCTA CCTTATACGAACCGCCGGCAGAATCGCAAGTGTGGGGCCTGTACAGCCTGCCTGCGGCGGATGGACTGTGGCCACTGTGACTTCTGCTGTGACAAGCCCAAATTTGGGGGCAGCAACCAGAAGCGCCAGAAATGTCGTTGGCGCCAATGCCTGCAGTTTGCTATG AAGCGGCTGCTGCCAAGTGTCTGGGCAGGGTCTGAGGATGGGTCAGAGCCGCCCCCACCTTACCCTCGTCGAAAAAGGCCTGGCTCTGCTCGAAGGCCTCGTCTGGGTCAGACCTTGAAGCCTCccttggccacacctacagcccGACGAGACCATACCCAGACTTCAATGAAGCAGGAAACGGGCGGTGGCTTTGTGCTGCCCCCACCTGGCACTGACCTTGTGTTCTTACGGGAGGGTGCAAGCAGTCCTGTGCAGGTGCCTGGCCCAGCTCCAGCTTCCACAGAAGCTTTGTTGCAG GAGGCCCAGTGCCCTGGCCTGAGTTGGGTTGTGGCCTTACCCCAGGTGAAGCAAGAGAAGGCGGATGCCCAGGAAGACTGGACACCGGGCACAGCCATCCTGACTTCTCCTGTATTGCTGCCGGGCTGCCCCAGCAAG ACAGTAGATCCAGGCCTTCCAGCTGTGAAGCAAGAGCCACCTGACCCTGAGGAGGACAAGGAGGAGAACAAGGATGACTCTGCCTCTGACTTGGCcccagaggaggaggcaggaggggctggcACGCCCGTG ATCACGGAGATTTTCAGCCTGGGTGGAACCCGCCTCCGGGACACAGCAGTCTGGTTGCCAAG
- the MBD1 gene encoding methyl-CpG-binding domain protein 1 isoform X42: MAEDWLDCPALGPGWKRREVFRKSGATCGRSDTYYQSPTGDRIRSKVELTRYLGPACDLSLFDFKQGILCYPAPKAHSLAVPSRKRKKPSKPAKARKRQVGPQKSEVRKETPRDETKADANPAPASLPAPGCCENCGISFSGDGTRRQRLKTLCKDCRAQRIAFNREQRMFKRVGCGECTACQVTEDCGACSTCLLQLPHDVASGLFCKCEQRRCLRIVERSRGCGVCRGCQTREDCGRCRVCLRPPRPGLRRQWKCVQRRCLRGKHGRRRGGCDSKVAPRRRSRAQPLPPLLPSQPPESPELHPRTLAPSPRAEFIYYCVDEDELQPYTNRRQNRKCGACTACLRRMDCGHCDFCCDKPKFGGSNQKRQKCRWRQCLQFAMKRLLPSVWAGSEDGSEPPPPYPRRKRPGSARRPRLGQTLKPPLATPTARRDHTQTSMKQETGGGFVLPPPGTDLVFLREGASSPVQVPGPAPASTEALLQVKQEKADAQEDWTPGTAILTSPVLLPGCPSKTVDPGLPAVKQEPPDPEEDKEENKDDSASDLAPEEEAGGAGTPVITEIFSLGGTRLRDTAVWLPRSKDLKKPGARKQ, from the exons ATGGCTGAGGACTGGCTGGACTGCccggccctgggccctggctggAAGCGCCGTGAGGTCTTTCGAAAGTCAGGTGCCACCTGCGGACGCTCAGACACCTATTACCAGAG CCCCACAGGAGACAGGATCCGAAGCAAAGTTGAGCTCACCCGATACCTGGGCCCTGCGTGCGACCTCTCTCTCTTTGACTTCAAACAAGGCATCTTGTGCTATCCAGCCCCCAAG GCCCATTCCTTGGCTGTCCCCAGCAGGAAGCGGAAGAAGCCTTCAAAGCCAGCCAAGGCTCGGAAACGTCAGGTTGGCCCCCAAAAGAGTGAGGTCAGGAAGGAGACCCCAAGGGATGAGACCAAGGCTGACGCTAACCCAGCCCCAGCTTCACTTCCTGCACCTGG GTGCTGTGAGAACTGTGGAATCAGCTTCTCAGGGGATGGTACCCGAAGGCAGAGGCTCAAGACTTTGTGCAAGGACTGCCGAG cacagagaattgCTTTCAACCGGGAGCAGAGGATGTTTAAG CGTGTGGGCTGTGGGGAGTGCACAGCCTGCCAGGTAACAGAAGACTGTGGGGCCTGCTCCACCTGCCTTCTGCAGTTGCCCCATGACGTGGCATCGGGGCTGTTCTGCAAGTGTGAGCAAAGACGGTGCCTCCGGATTGTGGAAAGG AGCCGAGGATGTGGAGTATGCCGGGGCTGTCAGACCCGAGAGGACTGTGGGCGTTGTCGAGTCTGCCTTCGCCCTCCCCGCCCTGGTCTCAGGCGCCAGTGGAAGTGCGTCCAGCGGCGTTGCTTACGG gGTAAACATGGCCGCCGCAGGGGAGGCTGTGACTCCAAGGTAGCTCCACGGCGGCGGTCCCGAGCACAGCCACTGCCTCCGCTTCTCCCGTCACAGCCTCCAGAGTCTCCAGAGCTG CACCCCAGAACCCTGGCCCCCTCGCCACGTGCCGAATTCATCTATTACTGTGTAGACGAGGACGAGCTA CAGCCTTATACGAACCGCCGGCAGAATCGCAAGTGTGGGGCCTGTACAGCCTGCCTGCGGCGGATGGACTGTGGCCACTGTGACTTCTGCTGTGACAAGCCCAAATTTGGGGGCAGCAACCAGAAGCGCCAGAAATGTCGTTGGCGCCAATGCCTGCAGTTTGCTATG AAGCGGCTGCTGCCAAGTGTCTGGGCAGGGTCTGAGGATGGGTCAGAGCCGCCCCCACCTTACCCTCGTCGAAAAAGGCCTGGCTCTGCTCGAAGGCCTCGTCTGGGTCAGACCTTGAAGCCTCccttggccacacctacagcccGACGAGACCATACCCAGACTTCAATGAAGCAGGAAACGGGCGGTGGCTTTGTGCTGCCCCCACCTGGCACTGACCTTGTGTTCTTACGGGAGGGTGCAAGCAGTCCTGTGCAGGTGCCTGGCCCAGCTCCAGCTTCCACAGAAGCTTTGTTGCAG GTGAAGCAAGAGAAGGCGGATGCCCAGGAAGACTGGACACCGGGCACAGCCATCCTGACTTCTCCTGTATTGCTGCCGGGCTGCCCCAGCAAG ACAGTAGATCCAGGCCTTCCAGCTGTGAAGCAAGAGCCACCTGACCCTGAGGAGGACAAGGAGGAGAACAAGGATGACTCTGCCTCTGACTTGGCcccagaggaggaggcaggaggggctggcACGCCCGTG ATCACGGAGATTTTCAGCCTGGGTGGAACCCGCCTCCGGGACACAGCAGTCTGGTTGCCAAG
- the MBD1 gene encoding methyl-CpG-binding domain protein 1 isoform X15: protein MFKRVGCGECTACQVTEDCGACSTCLLQLPHDVASGLFCKCEQRRCLRIVERSRGCGVCRGCQTREDCGRCRVCLRPPRPGLRRQWKCVQRRCLRHLAHRLRRHHQRCQRRPSLAVAPPAGKHGRRRGGCDSKVAPRRRSRAQPLPPLLPSQPPESPELHPRTLAPSPRAEFIYYCVDEDELQPYTNRRQNRKCGACTACLRRMDCGHCDFCCDKPKFGGSNQKRQKCRWRQCLQFAMKRLLPSVWAGSEDGSEPPPPYPRRKRPGSARRPRLGQTLKPPLATPTARRDHTQTSMKQETGGGFVLPPPGTDLVFLREGASSPVQVPGPAPASTEALLQVKQEKADAQEDWTPGTAILTSPVLLPGCPSKTVDPGLPAVKQEPPDPEEDKEENKDDSASDLAPEEEAGGAGTPVITEIFSLGGTRLRDTAVWLPRSKDLKKPGARKQ from the exons ATGTTTAAG CGTGTGGGCTGTGGGGAGTGCACAGCCTGCCAGGTAACAGAAGACTGTGGGGCCTGCTCCACCTGCCTTCTGCAGTTGCCCCATGACGTGGCATCGGGGCTGTTCTGCAAGTGTGAGCAAAGACGGTGCCTCCGGATTGTGGAAAGG AGCCGAGGATGTGGAGTATGCCGGGGCTGTCAGACCCGAGAGGACTGTGGGCGTTGTCGAGTCTGCCTTCGCCCTCCCCGCCCTGGTCTCAGGCGCCAGTGGAAGTGCGTCCAGCGGCGTTGCTTACGG CACCTTGCCCATCGCCTCCGTCGCCACCATCAGCGATGTCAACGACGCCCTTCCCTAGCTGTGGCTCCCCCTGCT gGTAAACATGGCCGCCGCAGGGGAGGCTGTGACTCCAAGGTAGCTCCACGGCGGCGGTCCCGAGCACAGCCACTGCCTCCGCTTCTCCCGTCACAGCCTCCAGAGTCTCCAGAGCTG CACCCCAGAACCCTGGCCCCCTCGCCACGTGCCGAATTCATCTATTACTGTGTAGACGAGGACGAGCTA CAGCCTTATACGAACCGCCGGCAGAATCGCAAGTGTGGGGCCTGTACAGCCTGCCTGCGGCGGATGGACTGTGGCCACTGTGACTTCTGCTGTGACAAGCCCAAATTTGGGGGCAGCAACCAGAAGCGCCAGAAATGTCGTTGGCGCCAATGCCTGCAGTTTGCTATG AAGCGGCTGCTGCCAAGTGTCTGGGCAGGGTCTGAGGATGGGTCAGAGCCGCCCCCACCTTACCCTCGTCGAAAAAGGCCTGGCTCTGCTCGAAGGCCTCGTCTGGGTCAGACCTTGAAGCCTCccttggccacacctacagcccGACGAGACCATACCCAGACTTCAATGAAGCAGGAAACGGGCGGTGGCTTTGTGCTGCCCCCACCTGGCACTGACCTTGTGTTCTTACGGGAGGGTGCAAGCAGTCCTGTGCAGGTGCCTGGCCCAGCTCCAGCTTCCACAGAAGCTTTGTTGCAG GTGAAGCAAGAGAAGGCGGATGCCCAGGAAGACTGGACACCGGGCACAGCCATCCTGACTTCTCCTGTATTGCTGCCGGGCTGCCCCAGCAAG ACAGTAGATCCAGGCCTTCCAGCTGTGAAGCAAGAGCCACCTGACCCTGAGGAGGACAAGGAGGAGAACAAGGATGACTCTGCCTCTGACTTGGCcccagaggaggaggcaggaggggctggcACGCCCGTG ATCACGGAGATTTTCAGCCTGGGTGGAACCCGCCTCCGGGACACAGCAGTCTGGTTGCCAAG
- the MBD1 gene encoding methyl-CpG-binding domain protein 1 isoform X38, with protein MAEDWLDCPALGPGWKRREVFRKSGATCGRSDTYYQSPTGDRIRSKVELTRYLGPACDLSLFDFKQGILCYPAPKAHSLAVPSRKRKKPSKPAKARKRQVGPQKSEVRKETPRDETKADANPAPASLPAPGCCENCGISFSGDGTRRQRLKTLCKDCRAQRIAFNREQRMFKRVGCGECTACQVTEDCGACSTCLLQLPHDVASGLFCKCEQRRCLRIVERSRGCGVCRGCQTREDCGRCRVCLRPPRPGLRRQWKCVQRRCLRGKHGRRRGGCDSKVAPRRRSRAQPLPPLLPSQPPESPELHPRTLAPSPRAEFIYYCVDEDELQPYTNRRQNRKCGACTACLRRMDCGHCDFCCDKPKFGGSNQKRQKCRWRQCLQFAMKRLLPSVWAGSEDGSEPPPPYPRRKRPGSARRPRLGQTLKPPLATPTARRDHTQTSMKQETGGGFVLPPPGTDLVFLREGASSPVQVPGPAPASTEALLQEAQCPGLSWVVALPQVKQEKADAQEDWTPGTAILTSPVLLPGCPSKTVDPGLPAVKQEPPDPEEDKEENKDDSASDLAPEEEAGGAGTPVITEIFSLGGTRLRDTAVWLPRSKDLKKPGARKQ; from the exons ATGGCTGAGGACTGGCTGGACTGCccggccctgggccctggctggAAGCGCCGTGAGGTCTTTCGAAAGTCAGGTGCCACCTGCGGACGCTCAGACACCTATTACCAGAG CCCCACAGGAGACAGGATCCGAAGCAAAGTTGAGCTCACCCGATACCTGGGCCCTGCGTGCGACCTCTCTCTCTTTGACTTCAAACAAGGCATCTTGTGCTATCCAGCCCCCAAG GCCCATTCCTTGGCTGTCCCCAGCAGGAAGCGGAAGAAGCCTTCAAAGCCAGCCAAGGCTCGGAAACGTCAGGTTGGCCCCCAAAAGAGTGAGGTCAGGAAGGAGACCCCAAGGGATGAGACCAAGGCTGACGCTAACCCAGCCCCAGCTTCACTTCCTGCACCTGG GTGCTGTGAGAACTGTGGAATCAGCTTCTCAGGGGATGGTACCCGAAGGCAGAGGCTCAAGACTTTGTGCAAGGACTGCCGAG cacagagaattgCTTTCAACCGGGAGCAGAGGATGTTTAAG CGTGTGGGCTGTGGGGAGTGCACAGCCTGCCAGGTAACAGAAGACTGTGGGGCCTGCTCCACCTGCCTTCTGCAGTTGCCCCATGACGTGGCATCGGGGCTGTTCTGCAAGTGTGAGCAAAGACGGTGCCTCCGGATTGTGGAAAGG AGCCGAGGATGTGGAGTATGCCGGGGCTGTCAGACCCGAGAGGACTGTGGGCGTTGTCGAGTCTGCCTTCGCCCTCCCCGCCCTGGTCTCAGGCGCCAGTGGAAGTGCGTCCAGCGGCGTTGCTTACGG gGTAAACATGGCCGCCGCAGGGGAGGCTGTGACTCCAAGGTAGCTCCACGGCGGCGGTCCCGAGCACAGCCACTGCCTCCGCTTCTCCCGTCACAGCCTCCAGAGTCTCCAGAGCTG CACCCCAGAACCCTGGCCCCCTCGCCACGTGCCGAATTCATCTATTACTGTGTAGACGAGGACGAGCTA CAGCCTTATACGAACCGCCGGCAGAATCGCAAGTGTGGGGCCTGTACAGCCTGCCTGCGGCGGATGGACTGTGGCCACTGTGACTTCTGCTGTGACAAGCCCAAATTTGGGGGCAGCAACCAGAAGCGCCAGAAATGTCGTTGGCGCCAATGCCTGCAGTTTGCTATG AAGCGGCTGCTGCCAAGTGTCTGGGCAGGGTCTGAGGATGGGTCAGAGCCGCCCCCACCTTACCCTCGTCGAAAAAGGCCTGGCTCTGCTCGAAGGCCTCGTCTGGGTCAGACCTTGAAGCCTCccttggccacacctacagcccGACGAGACCATACCCAGACTTCAATGAAGCAGGAAACGGGCGGTGGCTTTGTGCTGCCCCCACCTGGCACTGACCTTGTGTTCTTACGGGAGGGTGCAAGCAGTCCTGTGCAGGTGCCTGGCCCAGCTCCAGCTTCCACAGAAGCTTTGTTGCAG GAGGCCCAGTGCCCTGGCCTGAGTTGGGTTGTGGCCTTACCCCAGGTGAAGCAAGAGAAGGCGGATGCCCAGGAAGACTGGACACCGGGCACAGCCATCCTGACTTCTCCTGTATTGCTGCCGGGCTGCCCCAGCAAG ACAGTAGATCCAGGCCTTCCAGCTGTGAAGCAAGAGCCACCTGACCCTGAGGAGGACAAGGAGGAGAACAAGGATGACTCTGCCTCTGACTTGGCcccagaggaggaggcaggaggggctggcACGCCCGTG ATCACGGAGATTTTCAGCCTGGGTGGAACCCGCCTCCGGGACACAGCAGTCTGGTTGCCAAG